A single genomic interval of Fibrobacter sp. UWB4 harbors:
- the hflX gene encoding GTPase HflX — MEQPRNKGIKPVEHKKEQERCILVGIATPKIRPWLAGEQLAELGRLAETAGAFVTRSFLQRVQNFSPATLIGEGKVNEVKRALEEDNAKMVVFDDDLSGSQVRNLEERMPGIKVLDRTGLILDIFAKHAVTAESRLMVEVAQLQYMMPRLTGAWTHLCRQHNGGIGTKGPGETQLETDRRMIRKRIQELKKKLEKIEDAREQQADKRNDIFQVGIVGYTNAGKSTLTNRLTGADVYVEDKLFATLDSTTRKLFLDGENIILSDTVGFIRKLPHNLIETFKSTLGVAAHADCILEVVDGSAPDYRDHLEVTHKTLESIIAKDTPRLRVFNKVEVASEARRTELLQNYPDAIQISAKENIGMERLRAAFKEQLERWHEKRAVAEAKEKEIAEAPWPEVGG; from the coding sequence ATGGAACAACCAAGAAACAAAGGCATCAAGCCAGTCGAGCACAAGAAAGAACAGGAACGATGCATTCTAGTGGGCATCGCAACACCCAAAATTCGCCCATGGCTTGCAGGCGAGCAGCTCGCTGAACTAGGACGCCTCGCCGAAACCGCAGGAGCGTTTGTCACACGCAGCTTTTTGCAGCGAGTGCAAAACTTCAGCCCGGCAACGCTCATTGGCGAAGGCAAAGTGAACGAAGTCAAACGCGCTCTCGAAGAAGACAACGCCAAGATGGTCGTGTTTGACGACGACCTCTCGGGTTCACAAGTGCGCAACCTCGAAGAACGCATGCCCGGCATCAAGGTTCTCGACCGCACAGGACTTATTCTTGACATCTTTGCAAAACACGCCGTCACTGCAGAAAGCCGCCTGATGGTCGAAGTGGCACAGCTCCAGTACATGATGCCGCGCCTCACCGGTGCGTGGACGCACCTTTGCCGCCAGCACAACGGCGGCATCGGCACCAAGGGGCCGGGTGAGACGCAGCTCGAAACGGACCGCCGCATGATCCGCAAGCGCATCCAGGAACTCAAGAAAAAGCTCGAGAAAATCGAAGACGCCCGCGAGCAGCAAGCAGACAAGCGAAACGATATTTTCCAGGTCGGCATCGTCGGTTACACGAACGCCGGCAAGTCTACACTCACGAACCGCTTGACAGGTGCCGACGTCTATGTTGAAGACAAGCTCTTTGCTACGCTTGACAGCACCACGCGAAAGCTATTCCTCGACGGCGAAAACATCATCTTAAGCGATACGGTCGGATTCATCCGCAAGCTCCCCCACAACTTGATCGAAACGTTCAAGAGTACGCTCGGCGTGGCCGCCCACGCGGACTGCATCCTGGAAGTCGTTGACGGGAGCGCCCCGGACTACCGCGATCATTTGGAAGTCACGCACAAGACGCTCGAAAGCATTATTGCCAAGGACACGCCGAGACTCCGCGTCTTCAACAAGGTCGAAGTAGCAAGCGAAGCGCGCCGCACAGAACTCTTGCAGAACTATCCTGACGCCATCCAAATCAGTGCAAAAGAAAACATCGGCATGGAACGCTTACGCGCAGCCTTCAAGGAACAGCTCGAACGCTGGCACGAGAAGCGCGCCGTCGCAGAAGCCAAAGAAAAAGAAATTGCAGAAGCGCCATGGCCGGAGGTAGGGGGATGA
- a CDS encoding phosphatidylglycerophosphatase A, producing MNKQELKEKYGKKRVPHEWRKTDKLTALIVTFFGSGMSPKAPGTMGSLAAAIVAYPMAWLALRLFGYYYEWKIPIIGYVNQVFLAAALIVFFVAIPFVKKAMKDTGSEDPGWIVIDEVCGIFMSLAFYPTETIVVHPWILAIAFGLFRFFDILKPLGIHKMEKLPGAWGVMADDLLGGIYAGILLWLSTAGIYALFLKYI from the coding sequence ATGAACAAACAAGAACTTAAAGAAAAGTATGGCAAGAAGCGTGTTCCGCACGAATGGCGAAAGACGGACAAATTGACCGCCCTCATTGTAACATTTTTCGGCTCGGGAATGAGCCCGAAAGCACCCGGCACCATGGGAAGCCTCGCCGCAGCAATTGTCGCCTACCCCATGGCATGGCTCGCATTGCGCCTATTTGGATACTACTACGAATGGAAGATTCCCATCATAGGGTACGTAAACCAAGTTTTTCTTGCTGCCGCCCTAATCGTATTTTTTGTCGCCATCCCCTTTGTGAAAAAAGCGATGAAAGATACCGGCTCCGAAGACCCAGGCTGGATCGTGATTGACGAAGTCTGCGGGATTTTCATGAGCCTCGCATTCTATCCTACAGAAACCATCGTCGTCCACCCTTGGATTTTAGCCATCGCATTCGGGCTGTTCCGCTTTTTCGATATTCTCAAGCCACTCGGCATCCATAAAATGGAAAAACTCCCCGGAGCCTGGGGAGTCATGGCCGATGATTTACTCGGCGGAATTTACGCCGGCATCCTGCTCTGGCTCAGTACAGCCGGAATCTACGCTTTATTTCTGAAATATATTTAG
- a CDS encoding sodium-dependent transporter gives MTERENFKSRLGFILIAAGCAIGLGNVWRFPFITGQYGGAAFVLIYLFFLLIFGFPILVMEFAVGRSSKRGVGRSFAILEKPGHKWHYAGIPMIAGNYLLMMFYTTVTGWMLYYFYRMVTMGDLMNMSPAEVGAEFTNMLGNGPLLSFWMVVATFAGLSIVALGLQRGVERITKTMMSALLIIMLILMVRVLTLPGAGEGLRFYLLPDFAKLKEAGIGEVVFAALGQSFFTLSLGIGSMSIFGSYIKKKHSLLTEAAHICVLDTGVALIAGLIIIPSCFAFGLKPDAGPGLIFATLPNVFAQMPAGRICGAAFFLFMSFAALSTLVAVFENIVAYWMDVRNVERKKAVKWNFVAITILSLPCALGFNVLSGFEPFGPGSCVLDLEDFLVSNTLLPLGSLIFVLFCNSRYGWGQFKFIAEANLGVGMKFPKLKILHLYFKWGLPIIISVIFVLGYMQKFAPSLYNKIFE, from the coding sequence ATGACAGAAAGAGAGAATTTTAAATCTCGCTTAGGCTTTATTCTGATTGCTGCCGGTTGCGCGATTGGGCTTGGAAACGTTTGGCGTTTCCCGTTTATCACGGGGCAATATGGCGGTGCCGCTTTTGTTCTGATTTATCTCTTCTTTCTCTTGATTTTCGGTTTCCCGATTCTCGTGATGGAATTTGCGGTCGGGCGCTCGTCCAAGCGTGGCGTGGGTCGTTCCTTTGCCATCCTTGAAAAGCCTGGGCACAAGTGGCATTATGCGGGTATCCCGATGATTGCCGGTAACTACCTCCTCATGATGTTTTATACGACGGTGACGGGGTGGATGCTCTACTACTTCTATCGCATGGTGACTATGGGCGATCTTATGAACATGTCGCCTGCTGAAGTTGGTGCGGAATTTACGAATATGCTTGGGAATGGCCCGCTGCTCTCGTTCTGGATGGTGGTCGCGACTTTTGCGGGGCTTTCGATTGTGGCGCTTGGACTCCAGCGCGGCGTGGAACGCATCACGAAGACGATGATGTCTGCGCTCCTTATCATTATGCTCATCTTGATGGTTCGTGTGCTCACGCTCCCGGGAGCAGGCGAAGGCCTCAGGTTCTATTTGCTGCCGGATTTCGCAAAACTCAAGGAAGCGGGAATTGGCGAAGTTGTTTTTGCGGCTCTTGGCCAGTCGTTCTTTACGCTGAGCCTTGGCATTGGTTCCATGAGCATTTTCGGTAGCTATATCAAGAAAAAGCATTCGCTCTTGACCGAAGCTGCCCATATTTGTGTGCTCGATACGGGTGTCGCCTTGATTGCAGGGCTTATCATCATTCCGTCTTGCTTTGCTTTTGGACTCAAGCCGGATGCTGGTCCGGGGCTTATTTTTGCAACGCTTCCGAACGTGTTTGCGCAGATGCCAGCAGGCCGTATTTGCGGTGCGGCGTTCTTCCTCTTTATGTCTTTTGCGGCTCTTTCGACGCTTGTTGCCGTGTTCGAAAACATTGTCGCTTACTGGATGGATGTGCGCAATGTGGAACGCAAGAAGGCGGTGAAGTGGAACTTTGTCGCAATTACGATTTTGTCGCTCCCGTGTGCGCTTGGCTTTAATGTGCTTTCGGGCTTTGAACCGTTTGGCCCTGGCAGCTGCGTTTTGGATTTGGAAGACTTCCTCGTTTCGAATACACTTTTGCCGCTGGGTTCGCTTATTTTTGTGTTGTTCTGCAACTCCCGCTATGGTTGGGGACAGTTCAAGTTCATTGCCGAAGCAAATTTGGGCGTTGGCATGAAGTTCCCGAAGTTGAAGATTTTGCACCTCTACTTTAAGTGGGGCCTGCCGATTATCATTTCCGTGATTTTCGTGCTCGGTTATATGCAGAAATTCGCCCCGAGCTTGTACAACAAGATATTTGAATAA
- the fabF gene encoding beta-ketoacyl-ACP synthase II: MENVVITGMGCVSSLGNSPELLWQNLLQGKSGIAPIQRFDASAYTSRMASEIREFDASEIYSTRDQSRFSRCIQYAVYSAFQALKMAGIAPENENPERCGAIIGSSIGGLQYCYDAAVALSNRGPSRVSPFYIPMAIVNMPAGEVCNKTGWMGPSYTVTSACATSNHSIANAYDMIRLGRCDVMLAGGADETVNPLSLAGFTSMKAVSKRNDAPEQASRPFDKDRDGFVIGEGAAVLVLESESHAKARGAKILARIAGVGASSDAHHISAPRPDGKGVMLAMANAIKEAGIEAKDISYINTHGTSTPLGDIAECSAIETLFKQSSASALDNLKVNSTKSMLGHCLGAAGALESVVTIMSVMNQKIHGTLNVFEQDPAIHLDVCANGAVNQKIDYAMSNGFGFGGQNGVIIFARN; the protein is encoded by the coding sequence ATGGAAAATGTTGTTATTACAGGTATGGGCTGCGTTTCCTCTCTTGGAAACTCCCCCGAATTATTGTGGCAGAACTTGCTCCAGGGCAAGTCTGGCATCGCTCCCATTCAGCGCTTCGACGCTTCTGCTTACACTTCTCGCATGGCTAGCGAAATCCGTGAGTTTGACGCTTCGGAGATTTACAGCACCAGAGACCAGTCTAGGTTCTCCCGCTGCATCCAGTATGCCGTTTACTCGGCATTCCAGGCCTTGAAGATGGCTGGCATTGCTCCGGAAAACGAAAATCCGGAACGCTGCGGTGCTATCATTGGTAGCAGTATCGGTGGTTTGCAGTATTGCTATGATGCCGCTGTTGCTCTCAGCAATCGTGGCCCGTCCCGCGTTTCCCCGTTCTATATTCCGATGGCCATCGTGAATATGCCGGCTGGTGAAGTTTGCAACAAGACTGGCTGGATGGGTCCGTCCTACACGGTCACTTCCGCTTGCGCAACTTCCAACCACTCCATCGCCAATGCCTATGACATGATTCGTCTCGGCCGCTGCGATGTGATGCTCGCTGGTGGTGCCGACGAAACGGTGAACCCGCTCAGCCTCGCTGGCTTTACCAGCATGAAGGCCGTCAGCAAGCGCAACGACGCTCCGGAACAGGCTTCCCGCCCGTTCGACAAGGACCGCGATGGTTTCGTGATCGGTGAAGGTGCTGCTGTCCTCGTGCTCGAAAGCGAATCTCACGCTAAGGCTCGTGGTGCAAAGATTCTCGCCCGTATCGCCGGTGTCGGTGCAAGCTCTGACGCTCACCACATCTCCGCTCCGCGTCCGGATGGCAAGGGTGTGATGCTCGCAATGGCTAACGCCATCAAGGAAGCTGGCATCGAAGCTAAGGATATTAGCTATATTAACACTCACGGTACATCCACACCGCTCGGTGACATTGCTGAATGCTCTGCCATCGAAACGCTCTTCAAGCAGTCTTCTGCATCGGCTCTCGACAACCTCAAGGTCAACTCGACGAAGTCCATGCTTGGTCACTGCTTGGGTGCCGCTGGTGCTCTCGAATCCGTCGTGACCATCATGTCTGTTATGAACCAGAAGATTCATGGTACACTCAACGTGTTCGAACAGGATCCAGCTATTCACCTTGATGTCTGCGCAAATGGCGCTGTCAACCAGAAGATTGACTACGCTATGAGCAACGGCTTTGGCTTCGGAGGCCAAAATGGAGTTATCATTTTTGCGAGGAATTAA
- the orn gene encoding oligoribonuclease, whose translation MPKSSRNLVWMDLEMSGLHPEKDVILEIATIVTDANLNILAEGPVIAIHQPENVFESMDEWNTRHHNQSGLVDRCRRSQYSLKDAEQETLRFIKPFTEKTKNLLCGNSITQDRRFLYKYMPEISEWLCYRNIDVSSIKELSYRWYPNLEDFQKEKRHEALNDIRESIAELAYYRKTIFK comes from the coding sequence ATGCCAAAGAGTTCTCGAAATTTAGTTTGGATGGACCTGGAAATGTCTGGTCTACATCCAGAAAAAGATGTCATTCTCGAAATTGCGACCATTGTTACCGACGCCAACTTGAACATTCTCGCCGAAGGACCCGTTATCGCCATCCACCAGCCCGAAAACGTTTTCGAAAGCATGGACGAGTGGAATACAAGGCACCACAACCAGAGCGGTCTCGTAGACCGTTGCCGACGTTCGCAATATTCCCTCAAGGACGCCGAACAGGAAACGCTCCGATTCATCAAGCCTTTTACCGAAAAAACAAAGAACCTCCTCTGCGGAAACTCCATCACGCAGGACAGGCGTTTTTTGTACAAGTACATGCCCGAAATTTCGGAATGGCTCTGCTACAGGAATATCGACGTGAGTTCCATCAAGGAACTCTCTTACCGCTGGTATCCGAACCTCGAAGATTTTCAAAAAGAAAAGCGACACGAAGCTTTAAACGATATCCGCGAAAGCATCGCAGAACTTGCCTACTATAGAAAGACCATCTTCAAGTAA
- a CDS encoding penicillin-binding transpeptidase domain-containing protein, whose translation MERLPYAQRMRNRCIAITVLVSIIVAIVHCSSNDDPESANATTEHSVATAVDSIAEAAAFADTNAFDSVVTENPNGLAALKGIEDEDFDNAPAVNAANATSESTESVRDTAHIKSQKDPFLADKIDILLRRYHPDLGVILVVNTRTNEIIAWGERRDGKVQNKPDYIGRATFPAASLAKLVTIAAAMESNRYSLNTPIPMIGRHHTLYLNQLRVPEKYNGPTMELSEAFARSANPPMAIVGKNVGARRLNAAAAKLGYNKRFPGNAPNASSYTAPDTGYGLAEVACGFTTSTTLTPLLAAAQVRAVLTKKPLEIPWARDMSPFAPQKPLALDIGKFSENTYYGLRESMLRSVTQGTAHKHMSTKNMARKNFEALRLGGKTGSLDGTDPVGRYDWFMGFAESKADPSKSIVVIVMQMHKEIRSQPATQVAATVINYWAHQNINPKK comes from the coding sequence ATGGAAAGACTCCCCTACGCCCAGAGAATGCGCAACCGCTGCATTGCGATTACCGTCCTCGTTTCGATTATTGTAGCCATTGTCCACTGTTCCTCAAATGACGATCCCGAATCTGCGAATGCAACTACCGAGCATTCTGTAGCAACCGCTGTAGATTCGATCGCCGAAGCCGCCGCATTTGCAGACACGAATGCCTTTGATTCAGTCGTTACCGAAAACCCGAACGGACTTGCCGCCCTGAAAGGCATCGAAGATGAAGACTTCGACAACGCCCCCGCTGTAAATGCAGCCAATGCCACAAGCGAAAGCACGGAGAGCGTCCGCGACACGGCCCACATTAAATCGCAAAAGGATCCATTCCTCGCCGACAAAATCGACATTCTTCTGCGCCGCTATCACCCGGACCTGGGCGTCATCCTCGTCGTAAACACAAGGACAAACGAAATCATCGCCTGGGGCGAGCGCCGTGACGGAAAGGTACAGAATAAACCCGACTACATCGGACGCGCCACCTTCCCCGCCGCATCGCTTGCAAAGCTCGTGACGATTGCCGCCGCCATGGAAAGCAACCGCTATTCGCTTAACACGCCAATCCCGATGATCGGGCGCCACCACACGCTTTACCTAAACCAACTTCGCGTCCCTGAAAAATACAACGGACCCACGATGGAACTTTCCGAAGCATTCGCCCGCTCCGCAAACCCGCCAATGGCCATCGTCGGTAAAAACGTCGGTGCCAGAAGGCTCAATGCCGCAGCCGCAAAGCTTGGCTACAACAAGCGCTTCCCCGGAAACGCCCCCAATGCATCAAGCTACACAGCCCCGGACACGGGCTACGGTCTTGCCGAAGTCGCTTGCGGCTTTACGACCTCGACCACGCTCACGCCGCTTCTCGCCGCAGCGCAAGTCCGTGCAGTCCTCACCAAGAAACCTCTTGAAATTCCGTGGGCACGGGACATGTCGCCATTCGCCCCGCAAAAGCCACTTGCACTCGATATCGGAAAGTTCAGCGAAAACACGTATTACGGACTTCGCGAATCGATGCTCCGCTCCGTGACGCAAGGGACAGCCCACAAGCACATGTCCACAAAGAACATGGCGCGCAAGAACTTCGAAGCGCTCCGCCTCGGCGGAAAAACCGGCTCTCTCGATGGCACAGACCCCGTAGGCCGTTACGACTGGTTCATGGGTTTTGCCGAATCCAAAGCCGATCCGAGCAAGTCCATCGTCGTTATCGTGATGCAGATGCACAAGGAAATCCGTTCACAACCGGCAACTCAGGTAGCCGCAACAGTCATCAATTACTGGGCGCACCAGAACATCAATCCCAAAAAATAA
- the lgt gene encoding prolipoprotein diacylglyceryl transferase yields the protein MELSWWNLIPTYFDGTAFQLGNFPVRWYGIMYIFAFVTAYITMWKINQKEKMGITKDQLDNLFTWVIAGILLGARFGYVFFYKASYYLSNPSEILFPMIHDDLGYHFVGISGMSYHGGLVLGLLFMYIGAKRNNLDIWKTFNLAFLAAPLAYTWGRYGNFINGELFGEATTSSIGMWFPLAHDSTLANPILHHPSQLYEMLFEGIILFALMYNLRKIPKLHDKMPCLYLMGYGLFRFFIEFFRKPDAHLGRVDLFGMSRGQTLCSIMIIAGLAWMIYLFYREKKANNP from the coding sequence ATGGAATTATCTTGGTGGAACTTAATACCGACTTATTTTGATGGAACCGCATTCCAACTTGGGAACTTCCCAGTGCGCTGGTACGGCATCATGTACATTTTTGCGTTCGTGACCGCCTACATCACCATGTGGAAAATCAACCAGAAAGAAAAAATGGGGATCACCAAGGACCAGCTCGACAATCTGTTTACTTGGGTCATCGCAGGCATCCTCCTCGGAGCACGCTTTGGCTACGTCTTCTTTTACAAGGCTAGCTACTACCTTTCGAACCCATCCGAAATCCTGTTCCCCATGATCCACGACGACCTCGGCTACCATTTTGTCGGTATTTCAGGAATGTCTTACCACGGAGGTCTCGTACTGGGACTCCTGTTCATGTACATCGGAGCAAAGCGAAACAACCTCGACATCTGGAAGACATTCAACCTCGCCTTCCTGGCTGCACCGCTTGCATATACCTGGGGACGTTATGGCAATTTCATCAACGGTGAACTTTTTGGCGAAGCAACTACGAGTTCCATCGGCATGTGGTTCCCGCTAGCTCACGACAGCACTCTTGCAAACCCGATCCTTCACCATCCAAGCCAGCTTTACGAAATGCTTTTCGAAGGCATCATCCTCTTTGCGCTCATGTACAATCTGCGCAAGATTCCAAAGCTTCACGACAAGATGCCATGCCTCTATTTGATGGGATACGGCCTATTCCGCTTTTTCATCGAATTCTTCCGCAAGCCAGACGCCCACCTCGGACGCGTAGACCTCTTTGGCATGAGCCGCGGCCAGACGCTTTGCTCGATAATGATCATCGCAGGTCTTGCATGGATGATCTATTTGTTCTATCGAGAGAAAAAAGCTAATAACCCTTAA